The following proteins come from a genomic window of Gordonia westfalica:
- a CDS encoding glycosyltransferase 87 family protein yields the protein MNLPRPVLLASGFAIVGVIALALQDVVVPWGAQFWGLLNNQIDLAVYRQGAQAVTEGADLYDVKMIGDLDYTYSPFSALLFTPLAWISFDVARWLWTAGIVVALYLVVMLSFRSLGRPVTWPLRVIAMSLVAVAMLLEPVRTTIWYGQINVFLMLLILADLTRPDTSRTKGIGAGIAAGIKLTPLIFAGYYAVQRNWRAFFGVIGGFVMTVAIGFIVLPRDSWAYWTGKLFDSERVGSAQLRGNQSIRGMLANHLDTDDPSTLLWAALVLTALVAGFAVATYAHRKGQELVAISIVGMTACVVSPMSWGHHWVWFVPIVVVGVHLALDARRAQVQRGLAAACAAALVLLAFAWPTHVPSLVPDAHYTGLYVKTRVVWLNWFTVSPYLWAYLGILIATVVALRVFGSRTAAPSDPAAVIAPGVAASVIADGGLPSEQAGSGSSRAVEPSLRTEDVRVTLSDELAADLADDLVGTAGEPLGDAPETGASPAV from the coding sequence GTGAATCTGCCCAGGCCGGTTCTTCTCGCATCCGGGTTCGCCATCGTGGGGGTCATCGCTCTGGCACTCCAGGATGTCGTCGTGCCCTGGGGCGCCCAGTTCTGGGGTCTGCTGAACAATCAGATCGATCTGGCCGTCTACCGGCAGGGCGCTCAGGCCGTCACCGAAGGCGCGGATCTCTACGACGTCAAGATGATCGGCGACCTCGACTACACGTATTCGCCGTTCTCGGCGTTGCTCTTCACGCCGCTCGCGTGGATCTCCTTCGACGTCGCGCGATGGCTGTGGACCGCGGGGATCGTGGTCGCGCTCTATCTGGTGGTCATGCTGAGTTTCCGCAGCCTCGGTCGGCCGGTCACGTGGCCGCTGCGGGTGATCGCGATGTCGCTGGTCGCGGTGGCGATGCTGCTCGAACCCGTGCGCACGACCATCTGGTACGGCCAGATCAACGTCTTCCTGATGCTGCTGATCCTCGCCGATCTCACCCGCCCCGACACCAGCAGGACGAAGGGCATCGGTGCCGGCATCGCGGCGGGGATCAAGCTGACGCCGCTGATCTTCGCCGGCTATTACGCCGTGCAACGCAATTGGCGTGCCTTCTTCGGGGTCATCGGCGGATTCGTCATGACGGTGGCCATCGGGTTCATCGTCCTTCCTCGTGACTCCTGGGCCTACTGGACCGGCAAGCTGTTCGACTCCGAACGCGTCGGCTCGGCCCAGTTGCGCGGAAACCAGTCGATCCGGGGGATGCTCGCGAACCATCTCGACACCGACGATCCGTCGACCCTCCTGTGGGCCGCGCTGGTGCTGACCGCGCTCGTCGCCGGTTTCGCGGTCGCCACCTACGCCCACCGCAAGGGTCAGGAACTGGTGGCGATCAGCATCGTCGGCATGACCGCGTGTGTGGTGTCGCCGATGTCGTGGGGCCATCACTGGGTCTGGTTCGTGCCGATCGTGGTGGTCGGCGTCCACCTGGCCCTCGACGCGCGACGAGCCCAGGTCCAACGCGGACTCGCGGCCGCGTGCGCGGCGGCCCTGGTGCTGCTCGCGTTCGCCTGGCCGACGCATGTCCCGTCGCTCGTGCCCGACGCCCACTACACCGGCCTGTATGTGAAGACCCGGGTCGTCTGGCTGAACTGGTTCACCGTCAGCCCGTACCTGTGGGCGTATCTCGGGATCCTGATCGCGACGGTCGTCGCGCTGCGGGTGTTCGGTTCGCGGACGGCGGCCCCGTCCGACCCTGCGGCCGTCATCGCTCCGGGGGTCGCAGCATCCGTCATCGCCGACGGCGGGCTGCCCAGCGAGCAGGCCGGCAGCGGCAGCTCCCGGGCCGTCGAACCGTCGCTGCGGACCGAGGACGTGCGGGTGACCCTGTCCGATGAGTTGGCCGCCGACTTGGCCGATGACCTGGTCGGAACCGCCGGTGAGCCGTTGGGTGACGCGCCCGAGACAGGGGCCTCGCCCGCAGTGTGA
- a CDS encoding DNA polymerase domain-containing protein yields the protein MPSRSPAEELDVDGVAVRLSNPDKIYFPELGENGGRKRDLVGYYRTLALGVDDSGDGPLMRATRDRPTFLQRFPDGVEGDEIYQKHIAKKRPEHVQSTPIVFPSKRTGDAIRPTVPADLVWAANLGTVTFHTWPTIHPDNDHPDQLRIDLDPQPGTTFEDVRRVAIDGLKPLLDELGFTGFVKTSGGRGIHVYVPIEPLWDFIATRRCVIAVARELERRDPDHVTTSWWKEERGERIFIDFNQNARDRTMASPYSVRRSATGRVSTPVTWDELADVDPDDCTMATVPKLLENRGDPWADIADHRRGIEKLLEMVQEDDANGLADMPYPPSYPKMPGEPPRVQPSKKVAEHWDEKGNRIED from the coding sequence ATGCCCTCACGTTCTCCCGCAGAAGAACTCGACGTCGACGGGGTCGCCGTCCGACTCAGCAACCCGGACAAGATCTATTTCCCCGAACTCGGCGAGAACGGTGGCCGCAAGCGAGATCTCGTTGGGTACTACCGGACTCTCGCGCTCGGCGTCGACGACAGCGGTGACGGCCCCCTGATGCGCGCGACCCGCGACCGGCCGACGTTCCTCCAGCGCTTTCCCGACGGCGTCGAGGGTGATGAGATCTACCAGAAGCACATCGCCAAGAAGCGTCCCGAGCATGTGCAATCCACGCCGATCGTGTTCCCGTCCAAGCGGACCGGGGACGCGATCCGCCCGACGGTACCGGCGGACCTGGTGTGGGCGGCGAACCTGGGTACCGTCACTTTCCACACCTGGCCGACGATCCACCCGGACAACGACCACCCCGATCAGCTACGCATCGATCTGGACCCACAACCCGGCACCACGTTCGAAGATGTTCGGCGCGTGGCGATCGACGGGTTGAAACCGCTTCTCGACGAACTCGGCTTCACCGGCTTCGTGAAGACGTCGGGTGGTCGCGGCATTCACGTGTACGTCCCTATCGAACCCCTCTGGGACTTCATCGCCACCCGACGGTGCGTCATCGCCGTCGCGCGTGAACTCGAGCGCCGCGACCCGGACCACGTCACCACCTCGTGGTGGAAAGAGGAACGCGGGGAACGGATCTTCATCGACTTCAACCAGAACGCCCGCGACCGCACGATGGCCTCGCCCTACTCGGTACGACGCAGCGCGACGGGCCGCGTGTCGACGCCGGTGACATGGGACGAACTCGCCGACGTCGATCCCGACGACTGCACGATGGCGACGGTTCCGAAGCTCCTCGAGAATCGCGGCGATCCGTGGGCCGACATCGCCGATCATCGTCGCGGCATCGAGAAGCTGCTCGAGATGGTGCAGGAGGACGACGCAAACGGATTGGCCGACATGCCCTATCCGCCCAGCTACCCGAAGATGCCCGGCGAACCGCCGCGTGTGCAACCCAGCAAGAAGGTGGCCGAACACTGGGACGAGAAGGGCAACCGGATCGAGGACTGA
- a CDS encoding NmrA family NAD(P)-binding protein, producing MADTSPIVVIGATGGQGGAVLDALLDAGFAVRAVVRDAVSSKAATLADRGVELAVGDIVSGVGLTDAFTGAAGAFALTTPFESGVDAEVAQGTALLEAATAASLPYLVFSSVASADRDTGVPHFDSKFEVEQMLAASDIPHTVVGPAYFYDNLLAGADALAAGVMPIAIPADKPLQQLSRRDLGRFVATLFRDPGAHTGQRIDIASDQPTPAEMARMVGDILGTSVSAESYDPERIPSADMSAMFAFLGDRGYEVDIAELHRRFPDVGWQTFAEWATEALAR from the coding sequence ATGGCCGATACCTCTCCCATCGTAGTGATCGGAGCCACCGGCGGACAGGGCGGCGCCGTGCTCGACGCGCTGCTCGACGCCGGTTTCGCGGTACGCGCGGTCGTCCGCGACGCGGTGTCGTCGAAGGCGGCGACGCTGGCGGACCGCGGCGTCGAACTCGCTGTCGGTGACATCGTCAGTGGCGTCGGACTCACCGATGCGTTCACCGGCGCGGCGGGTGCGTTCGCGTTGACGACGCCGTTCGAGTCCGGCGTCGATGCCGAGGTCGCCCAGGGCACCGCACTGCTCGAGGCCGCGACCGCGGCGTCACTCCCCTACCTGGTCTTCTCGTCGGTGGCCTCTGCCGATCGCGACACCGGCGTCCCGCACTTCGACTCGAAGTTCGAGGTCGAACAGATGCTCGCCGCCTCCGACATCCCGCACACGGTCGTCGGGCCGGCCTACTTCTACGACAACCTGCTCGCCGGCGCCGACGCCCTCGCCGCCGGCGTCATGCCGATCGCGATTCCCGCGGACAAACCGCTGCAACAACTCTCGCGACGCGACCTCGGCCGATTCGTCGCGACCCTGTTCCGGGACCCGGGTGCCCACACCGGCCAGCGCATCGACATCGCGTCCGACCAGCCGACGCCCGCCGAGATGGCACGCATGGTCGGCGACATCCTCGGTACCAGCGTGAGCGCCGAATCCTACGACCCCGAACGCATCCCGTCGGCCGACATGAGTGCGATGTTCGCCTTCCTCGGCGACCGCGGTTACGAGGTCGACATCGCCGAACTGCACCGCCGGTTCCCCGACGTCGGCTGGCAGACCTTCGCAGAGTGGGCGACCGAGGCGTTGGCTCGGTAG
- a CDS encoding aminotransferase class I/II-fold pyridoxal phosphate-dependent enzyme, translating into MNFHSMSADQLRDTQTDLKKRYDELAALGLELDLTRGKPAPEQLDLSNALLSLPGDEYRDGKGTDTRNYGGLNGLPELREIFGELLAVDPENLIAFGNSSLELMHDLTVFGLLHGTTDSDEPWGRQKIKFLCPSPGYDRHFAITESFGIEMIPVPMLPDGPDVRLCAELVAGDPSIKGLWAVPTYSNPTGVTFSEEVTRGLLEMPAAPDFRIYWDNAYAVHTLVEAPPAPLRVLEMAAEAGHPNRVYVLGSTSKITFAGGGVSFFGASDENIAWFSKYLGFKTIGPDKVNQLRHLKFFGDADGVRAHMARHREILAPKFKLVLDILEDRLADSKVASWSEPEGGYFISLDVVDGAARRTIELAKQAGIALTAAGSAFPYKTDPHDRNIRLAPTFPDTDDLRAAMDGVATCVLLASAETLLAERG; encoded by the coding sequence TTGAATTTCCACTCGATGAGTGCCGACCAACTACGTGACACCCAGACGGACCTGAAGAAGCGATACGACGAGTTGGCCGCTCTGGGCCTCGAGCTCGATCTCACCCGCGGCAAGCCCGCTCCCGAACAGCTCGATCTCTCCAATGCGCTGCTGTCCCTGCCCGGCGACGAGTACCGCGACGGCAAGGGCACCGACACCCGTAACTACGGCGGCCTCAACGGCCTGCCCGAGTTGCGTGAGATCTTCGGTGAGCTGCTCGCCGTCGATCCGGAGAACCTGATCGCGTTCGGCAACTCGAGCCTCGAGCTCATGCACGACCTCACCGTCTTCGGTCTGCTGCACGGCACCACCGACTCCGACGAGCCATGGGGTCGTCAGAAGATCAAGTTCCTGTGCCCGTCGCCCGGATACGACCGGCACTTCGCGATCACCGAGAGCTTCGGCATCGAGATGATCCCGGTGCCGATGCTTCCCGACGGCCCGGACGTGCGTCTGTGCGCCGAACTCGTCGCCGGCGACCCGAGTATCAAGGGCCTGTGGGCGGTACCCACCTACTCCAACCCGACCGGCGTCACGTTCTCCGAAGAGGTGACCCGCGGTCTGCTCGAGATGCCGGCCGCTCCCGACTTCCGCATCTACTGGGACAACGCCTACGCGGTGCACACCCTGGTGGAGGCCCCGCCCGCCCCGCTGCGCGTCCTCGAGATGGCTGCCGAGGCCGGTCATCCGAACCGCGTCTACGTGCTCGGCTCGACGTCGAAGATCACCTTCGCCGGAGGCGGCGTGTCGTTCTTCGGGGCGTCGGACGAGAACATCGCCTGGTTCAGCAAGTACCTCGGCTTCAAGACCATCGGCCCGGACAAGGTCAACCAGCTGCGTCACCTCAAGTTCTTCGGCGACGCCGATGGCGTGCGTGCGCACATGGCCCGCCACCGCGAGATCCTGGCGCCGAAGTTCAAGTTGGTGCTCGATATCCTCGAAGATCGGCTGGCCGACTCGAAGGTCGCCTCGTGGTCAGAGCCCGAGGGCGGCTACTTCATCAGTCTCGACGTCGTCGACGGCGCGGCCCGACGCACCATCGAACTGGCCAAGCAGGCCGGGATCGCGTTGACCGCCGCCGGTTCGGCGTTCCCGTACAAGACGGATCCGCACGACCGGAACATTCGTCTCGCGCCGACCTTCCCCGACACCGACGACCTGCGTGCCGCGATGGACGGGGTGGCCACGTGCGTGCTCCTCGCCTCGGCGGAGACCCTGCTGGCGGAGCGTGGCTGA
- a CDS encoding DNA polymerase III subunit gamma and tau, with the protein MALYRTYRPATFADVVGQEHVTDPLSRALDSGRINHAYLFSGPRGCGKTSSARILARSLNCAEGPTSRPCGTCSSCVALAPGGPGNLDVIELDAASHGGVDDTRELRDRAFYAPAESRYRVFIVDEAHMVTNAGFNALLKIVEEPPEHLIFVFATTEPEKVLPTIRSRTHHYPFRLLAPPVMRGLLEKICEREGVTVSPEVYPLVIRAGGGSPRDSLSILDQLLAGADDQGVAYERALALLGVTDVALIDTAVDALASADGAALFGAVEKVVDAGHDPRRFAVDLLERLRDLILLQAVPDAADRGLVEAPGDQLARMQGQIETLGPAALTRFAEIVHDALGEMRGTTSPRLLLEVMCARMLLPAVSNDDAALLQRLERLESGIGTTSIPVPSKPAEPEPEPKFVRPSQRKAMEEAKAAEEARRAAAEEAEADAAVVAPTPPEPTPAAPMPSAPTPTAPEPVAPAPEPVAAEPVAAEPVALLTEVEDTTDDADMLEELSVEEPALDALPDPDALDLGDLETGDLETGDLETGDLETGDLETGDTGALDAEAPTLDLPVAAVETPPEAEATAPPSPEPVRPPVRNDATTQKVRNGGTPTAPEPPLRAPVAQPTPEPAPEPAQSAHFDDIPLPDEPVDEYSVPPPDAMPVRAKAPEPKPESEPEPVPSGGLDADEVRKRYPEIRAAVRERSKSLEPMLSAAVIADLEGTTVVLGHPVEVLVGRLSAPHAVTIIREALSEVFGTPLDVRTVHQAPGTAVAPSSAGGGQPTKPQAKPRQSYSRPSRARDQSVATAPAPEPVAEPEEPEPPRADEDIPDEERAEMVADARTGAPEQRLDPDLVALELLKSELGARPIE; encoded by the coding sequence GTGGCTCTGTATCGCACCTATCGCCCGGCTACCTTCGCCGACGTCGTGGGGCAGGAGCACGTCACCGATCCGTTGAGCCGTGCCCTGGACTCGGGGCGCATCAACCACGCGTACCTCTTCTCGGGTCCGCGCGGGTGTGGCAAGACGTCGTCGGCGCGAATCCTGGCGCGGTCGTTGAACTGTGCCGAGGGTCCCACCTCGCGTCCGTGCGGCACCTGCTCGTCGTGTGTGGCGCTGGCTCCCGGTGGTCCCGGCAACCTCGACGTCATCGAACTCGACGCGGCCAGCCATGGCGGTGTCGACGACACCCGCGAGCTGCGCGACCGCGCGTTCTATGCGCCGGCCGAGTCGCGCTATCGCGTGTTCATCGTCGACGAGGCGCACATGGTGACCAACGCCGGCTTCAACGCGCTGCTCAAGATCGTCGAGGAACCGCCGGAGCACCTCATCTTCGTGTTCGCGACCACCGAACCGGAGAAGGTGCTGCCGACGATCCGTTCGCGCACACACCACTACCCGTTCCGTCTGCTCGCTCCGCCCGTGATGCGCGGACTGCTGGAGAAGATCTGTGAGCGCGAGGGTGTCACCGTGTCACCCGAGGTCTACCCACTGGTCATCCGTGCCGGCGGTGGTTCGCCGCGTGACTCGCTGTCGATCCTCGATCAGCTCCTCGCCGGTGCCGACGATCAGGGCGTCGCCTACGAGCGCGCACTCGCGTTGCTCGGTGTCACCGACGTCGCCCTCATCGACACCGCCGTCGACGCACTGGCGTCGGCCGACGGTGCGGCATTGTTCGGTGCCGTCGAGAAGGTCGTCGACGCCGGTCACGATCCGCGCCGCTTCGCCGTGGACCTCCTCGAACGGCTCCGCGACCTTATTCTGTTGCAGGCCGTTCCCGATGCCGCCGACCGCGGCCTGGTCGAGGCTCCGGGCGATCAGCTCGCACGCATGCAGGGGCAGATCGAGACCCTCGGCCCCGCCGCGTTGACGCGCTTCGCCGAGATCGTGCACGACGCCCTCGGCGAGATGCGCGGGACCACGTCGCCGCGACTCCTCCTCGAGGTGATGTGCGCGCGCATGTTGCTGCCCGCCGTCTCGAACGACGACGCCGCCCTCTTGCAGCGACTCGAGCGTCTGGAATCGGGGATCGGCACCACCTCGATCCCGGTCCCGTCGAAACCCGCTGAGCCAGAACCAGAACCGAAGTTCGTGCGTCCGTCGCAGCGCAAGGCGATGGAAGAGGCGAAGGCGGCCGAGGAGGCCCGTCGTGCCGCGGCCGAGGAAGCGGAGGCCGACGCCGCCGTCGTCGCACCCACGCCCCCGGAACCGACGCCCGCGGCGCCGATGCCGTCAGCGCCGACACCAACTGCGCCGGAGCCTGTCGCGCCGGCACCCGAGCCTGTGGCCGCTGAACCTGTGGCCGCCGAGCCGGTTGCGCTGTTGACCGAGGTCGAGGACACCACCGACGACGCGGACATGCTCGAGGAGCTGAGTGTCGAGGAGCCTGCGCTCGACGCCCTTCCCGACCCGGATGCGCTCGATCTCGGGGACCTCGAGACCGGGGACCTCGAGACCGGGGACCTCGAGACCGGGGACCTCGAGACCGGGGACCTCGAGACCGGGGACACCGGAGCCCTGGACGCCGAGGCGCCGACGCTCGATCTCCCCGTCGCCGCAGTCGAGACGCCGCCCGAGGCGGAGGCGACAGCACCGCCGTCGCCGGAACCCGTGCGGCCGCCCGTCCGGAACGACGCCACCACCCAGAAGGTCCGGAACGGCGGCACCCCGACCGCGCCGGAACCGCCGTTGCGCGCGCCGGTGGCCCAGCCGACTCCGGAACCGGCCCCCGAGCCCGCACAGTCGGCACACTTCGACGACATCCCGTTGCCGGACGAACCGGTCGACGAGTACTCGGTTCCGCCTCCCGACGCGATGCCGGTCCGGGCCAAGGCGCCTGAGCCGAAACCGGAATCGGAGCCCGAACCCGTTCCCTCCGGCGGACTCGACGCCGACGAGGTCCGCAAGCGCTATCCGGAGATCCGGGCAGCGGTGCGGGAGCGTTCGAAGAGTCTCGAACCGATGTTGTCGGCGGCGGTCATCGCAGATCTCGAGGGCACCACTGTTGTCCTGGGGCACCCCGTCGAGGTGCTCGTCGGACGACTCTCGGCACCCCATGCGGTGACGATCATCCGCGAGGCGCTGTCCGAGGTCTTCGGCACACCGCTCGACGTGCGCACCGTGCATCAGGCCCCGGGCACTGCGGTCGCGCCGTCGTCGGCCGGCGGCGGGCAGCCGACGAAACCGCAGGCCAAGCCCCGGCAGTCGTACTCGCGGCCGAGTCGTGCCCGGGATCAGTCGGTGGCCACGGCCCCCGCACCCGAGCCGGTGGCCGAACCGGAGGAGCCCGAGCCGCCACGTGCGGACGAGGACATCCCCGACGAGGAGCGCGCCGAGATGGTTGCAGATGCAAGGACCGGAGCTCCCGAACAGCGTCTCGACCCCGATCTGGTGGCCCTCGAGTTGCTCAAGTCGGAACTCGGGGCACGGCCGATCGAGTGA
- a CDS encoding FAD-binding oxidoreductase, giving the protein MGGQAFDQGVSTLLASYRAIPPNATVRLAKKTSNLFRKRAANPHPGLDVSGLDRVISVDPDARTADVAGMCTYENLVAATLPHGLAPLVVPQLKTITLGGAVTGLGIESTSFRSGLPHESVSEIDILTGDGEIITATPTNEHADLFFGFPNSYGTLGYSVRLRIELEPVKPYVALRHVRFTSIAELQAAMETIVTDQTHDGERVDYLDGVVFSANESYLTLGRQTDEDGPVSDYTGMDIYYRSVQNKTTDRLTIHDYLWRWDTDWFWCSRAFGAQNPKIRRWWPKRYLRSSFYWKLIGLDQRYEIGDRLNARKGLPAGERVVQDIEVPIERTTDYVEWFLANIPIEPIWLCPLRLREPALPGSDPVRPWPLYPLEPQRTYVNVGFWSAVPVTPGDPGHTNKIIERKVAELDGHKSLYSESFYEPEEFDELYGGESYRLLKKRYDPRGRLLDLYAKAVKRQ; this is encoded by the coding sequence ATGGGGGGACAGGCATTTGACCAGGGGGTGTCCACCCTGCTGGCCAGCTATCGTGCCATCCCTCCGAACGCGACCGTGCGCCTTGCGAAGAAGACGTCGAACCTCTTCCGCAAGCGCGCAGCCAATCCACATCCCGGACTGGACGTCTCCGGACTCGACCGGGTGATCTCGGTCGACCCCGACGCCCGCACCGCCGACGTCGCCGGGATGTGCACCTACGAGAACCTCGTCGCGGCGACCCTTCCCCATGGCCTGGCACCCCTGGTGGTCCCGCAACTCAAGACGATCACCCTGGGTGGCGCCGTCACCGGCCTCGGCATCGAGAGCACCTCGTTCCGGTCCGGCCTCCCGCACGAGTCCGTCTCCGAGATCGACATCCTGACCGGCGACGGCGAGATCATCACCGCGACGCCCACCAACGAGCACGCCGACCTTTTCTTCGGCTTCCCCAATTCTTATGGCACGTTGGGATATTCGGTGCGGCTGCGGATCGAGCTGGAGCCGGTGAAGCCCTACGTCGCGTTGCGTCACGTGCGGTTCACGTCGATCGCCGAGCTGCAGGCGGCGATGGAGACCATCGTCACCGACCAGACCCACGACGGCGAGCGGGTCGACTACCTCGACGGAGTCGTGTTCTCCGCCAACGAATCCTACCTCACCCTCGGACGCCAGACGGACGAGGACGGCCCGGTCAGCGACTACACCGGGATGGACATCTACTACCGGTCGGTCCAGAACAAGACCACCGATCGGCTCACCATCCACGACTACCTGTGGCGATGGGACACCGACTGGTTCTGGTGCTCACGCGCTTTCGGTGCGCAGAACCCGAAGATCCGCCGCTGGTGGCCGAAGCGCTACCTGCGCAGCAGCTTCTACTGGAAGCTCATCGGCCTCGACCAGCGCTACGAGATCGGCGACCGCCTCAACGCCCGTAAGGGTCTACCGGCGGGCGAACGCGTCGTACAGGACATCGAGGTCCCGATCGAGCGAACCACCGACTATGTCGAGTGGTTCCTGGCGAACATCCCGATCGAGCCGATCTGGTTGTGCCCGCTGCGCCTACGCGAACCGGCCCTGCCCGGCAGCGATCCGGTCCGCCCCTGGCCGCTCTACCCGCTCGAACCGCAACGCACCTACGTCAACGTCGGCTTCTGGTCGGCCGTGCCGGTCACCCCGGGCGATCCCGGGCACACCAACAAGATCATCGAACGCAAGGTCGCCGAACTCGACGGCCACAAGTCGCTGTACTCGGAGAGTTTCTACGAGCCGGAAGAGTTCGACGAACTCTACGGCGGTGAGAGTTATCGGCTCCTCAAGAAGCGGTACGACCCCCGCGGCCGCCTCCTGGACCTCTATGCGAAAGCGGTGAAACGCCAATGA
- a CDS encoding class I SAM-dependent methyltransferase: MTTFKDAPTGADSHVGKMSLSEIFETLLGGNLSIRISAYDGSSAGPADAKYGLNLKTPRGTTYLVTAPGDLGLARAYIAGDLELIGAHPGDPYPALKALASDLAFHRPSPLALAQIARSLGIEHFKPIAPPPQEAVPRWRRFAEGLRHSKARDAEVIHYHYDVSNTFYEWVLGPSMTYTCAVYPDRDASLETAQDNKYRLIFEKLRLKPGDRLLDIGCGWGGMVRYAAKRGVHAIGATLSAEQAEWAQKAIVDEGLTDFAEVRHSDYRDVTESGFDAVSSIGLTEHIGVSNYPAYFGFMRDKLRPGGMLLNHCITRPDNASRSKAGSFIDRYVFPDGELTGSGKIISKLQDIGGMEVIHEENFREHYAMTLRDWNINLVDHWDEAVAEVGEGTARLWGLYMAGCRIGFDRNIIQLHHVLATKLDDRGGHQVPLRPWWNA, translated from the coding sequence ATGACGACATTCAAGGACGCACCGACGGGTGCGGATTCACATGTGGGCAAGATGTCCCTCTCCGAGATCTTCGAGACGCTCCTGGGCGGCAACCTGTCGATCCGGATCTCGGCCTACGACGGCAGCAGCGCCGGCCCGGCCGACGCGAAGTACGGCCTCAACCTGAAGACGCCGCGCGGTACCACCTACCTGGTCACGGCCCCCGGCGACCTCGGCCTGGCCCGCGCCTACATCGCCGGCGATCTCGAACTCATCGGTGCGCACCCCGGTGATCCCTACCCGGCGCTGAAGGCTCTCGCCAGCGATCTGGCCTTCCACCGTCCGTCGCCGCTGGCCCTGGCTCAGATCGCGCGGTCGCTCGGCATCGAGCACTTCAAGCCGATCGCCCCGCCGCCGCAGGAGGCCGTGCCGCGCTGGCGTCGTTTCGCCGAAGGCCTGCGCCACAGCAAGGCTCGCGACGCCGAGGTCATCCACTACCACTACGACGTCTCGAACACCTTCTACGAGTGGGTCCTCGGCCCGTCGATGACCTACACGTGTGCGGTCTACCCGGACCGCGACGCGTCGCTGGAGACCGCGCAGGACAACAAGTACCGACTCATCTTCGAGAAGCTGCGCCTCAAGCCGGGTGACCGCCTGCTCGACATCGGTTGCGGCTGGGGCGGAATGGTCCGTTATGCCGCCAAGCGCGGCGTGCACGCCATCGGCGCGACCCTCTCGGCCGAGCAGGCCGAATGGGCGCAGAAGGCCATCGTCGACGAGGGGCTCACCGACTTCGCCGAGGTGCGCCACAGCGACTACCGCGACGTCACCGAGTCCGGCTTCGACGCGGTGTCCTCCATCGGTCTCACCGAGCACATCGGCGTCAGCAATTACCCGGCCTACTTCGGCTTCATGCGAGACAAGCTGCGCCCGGGCGGAATGCTGCTGAACCACTGCATCACCCGGCCCGACAACGCGAGCCGCAGCAAGGCCGGTTCGTTCATCGACCGCTACGTGTTCCCCGACGGCGAGCTCACCGGTTCGGGCAAGATCATCTCCAAGCTCCAGGACATCGGCGGCATGGAGGTGATCCACGAGGAGAACTTCCGCGAGCACTACGCGATGACCCTGCGCGACTGGAACATCAACCTCGTCGATCACTGGGACGAGGCCGTCGCCGAGGTCGGCGAAGGCACCGCCCGCCTGTGGGGCCTGTACATGGCGGGCTGCCGGATCGGCTTCGACCGCAACATCATCCAGCTCCATCACGTCCTCGCGACGAAGCTCGACGACCGTGGTGGCCACCAGGTGCCGCTGCGTCCCTGGTGGAACGCCTGA